The following coding sequences lie in one Flavobacterium sediminis genomic window:
- a CDS encoding sodium:solute symporter family transporter codes for MLAKVAASQGMFDSITDVASMDSEMGLPVLLSTILPVGLMGLMLSSYFSAILSTADSCLMAASGNIVTDIIETFYKKNISEKKLLQISQIVTLAVGVFAILLASQMQNVLELMLYSYAFMVSGLFVPVLGALFWKKSNAKAAFWSMLLGGATTISLILSGNKLAFGYSLPKDLDANIFGISISLLTFIVLSNYHYKKNKNGI; via the coding sequence ATGCTAGCCAAAGTAGCTGCATCACAAGGAATGTTTGACAGCATCACAGATGTCGCTTCCATGGATAGTGAAATGGGACTGCCTGTTTTATTAAGTACTATTTTACCTGTCGGGTTAATGGGATTAATGCTTTCTTCTTATTTTTCAGCCATTCTCTCTACTGCTGATAGCTGTTTAATGGCTGCATCCGGAAATATTGTAACAGATATTATTGAAACCTTTTACAAAAAGAACATATCCGAAAAAAAACTACTTCAAATTTCCCAAATTGTAACACTTGCTGTTGGTGTTTTTGCTATTCTTCTGGCTTCACAAATGCAAAACGTATTAGAGTTAATGCTGTATTCTTATGCTTTTATGGTTTCCGGACTTTTTGTACCGGTTTTAGGAGCACTCTTCTGGAAAAAGAGCAATGCAAAGGCAGCCTTCTGGAGTATGCTCTTAGGCGGAGCTACAACAATCAGTCTCATATTGTCCGGTAACAAACTTGCTTTCGGATATTCACTGCCAAAAGATCTGGATGCCAACATTTTCGGGATCAGTATCTCCCTACTTACTTTTATTGTATTATCAAACTATCACTATAAAAAGAATAAAAATGGAATTTAA
- a CDS encoding aminotransferase class I/II-fold pyridoxal phosphate-dependent enzyme, which produces MNTFNPADKIQDLQYFGEFGGVNPSISDSSTYTFLSAKTMFDTFEGNAEGCYLYSRHSSPSNLYLGEALAAMEGTEAANVAASGMGAITPVLMQLCNAGDHIVSSRTIYGGTYAFLKNFAPKFAIKTSFVDITKLDKVEAAITADTKVLYCETVSNPLLEVADIAGLAQIAKKHNLKLVVDNTFSPLSVAPGKLGADVVIHSLTKFINGSSDTVGGVVCGTQQFIDDLRNVNDGASMLLGPTMDSLRAASILKNLRTLHIRMKQHSHNAMYLAQKFEKDGLKVVYPGLESHPSHKLYAGMINQEYGFGGMMTIDVGNLDKANELMELMQQKNLGYLAVSLGFYKTLFSAPGTSTSSEIPMEEQQEMGLTDGLIRFSIGLDNDIERTYQIMKQCMTELNVL; this is translated from the coding sequence ATGAATACATTTAATCCGGCTGACAAGATTCAGGATCTACAATATTTCGGTGAATTCGGAGGAGTAAATCCTTCTATTTCTGACAGTTCTACTTATACTTTCCTTTCTGCTAAAACTATGTTTGATACTTTTGAAGGCAATGCAGAAGGATGTTATTTATACTCTCGTCACTCTTCTCCTTCTAATTTATATCTAGGTGAAGCTTTAGCTGCCATGGAAGGAACAGAGGCTGCTAATGTTGCAGCGTCCGGAATGGGTGCTATTACTCCGGTTCTGATGCAATTATGCAATGCCGGAGATCACATTGTTTCGAGTCGAACTATTTACGGCGGAACCTATGCTTTCCTGAAAAACTTTGCTCCTAAGTTTGCTATTAAAACCTCATTTGTCGATATTACTAAATTAGACAAAGTGGAAGCAGCAATTACTGCTGATACCAAAGTTTTATACTGCGAAACAGTAAGTAATCCGCTTTTAGAAGTTGCTGATATAGCAGGTTTGGCTCAAATTGCTAAAAAGCACAATCTAAAATTAGTTGTAGACAATACTTTTTCTCCGCTTTCGGTAGCACCCGGAAAATTAGGTGCTGATGTTGTGATCCATAGTTTAACCAAATTCATCAACGGAAGCAGTGATACCGTTGGCGGTGTCGTTTGCGGAACACAGCAATTCATAGACGATCTGCGCAATGTTAATGATGGTGCCAGTATGCTTTTAGGTCCGACAATGGATAGTTTACGAGCTGCAAGTATCTTAAAAAATTTAAGAACACTACATATCCGTATGAAACAACACAGTCACAACGCTATGTATTTGGCACAAAAATTTGAAAAAGACGGCTTAAAAGTTGTTTATCCCGGTTTAGAAAGTCACCCTAGTCATAAACTATATGCCGGAATGATTAATCAGGAATATGGTTTCGGAGGTATGATGACCATTGATGTAGGTAATTTAGACAAAGCCAATGAGCTTATGGAGCTAATGCAACAAAAAAATCTCGGATATTTAGCCGTAAGTTTAGGTTTTTACAAAACTTTATTCAGTGCTCCCGGAACTTCTACTTCTTCCGAAATTCCTATGGAAGAACAACAAGAAATGGGCTTAACAGACGGTTTAATCCGTTTTTCAATAGGTTTAGACAACGATATTGAACGTACTTACCAAATCATGAAACAGTGTATGACGGAATTAAACGTTTTGTAA
- a CDS encoding GNAT family N-acetyltransferase gives MEFNIINSKTGENPVFTSEIIADFLFTHLEQYGDAKEDILKCIDYVMTPEKGGTIIVGTDENKIVGIVILNNTGMKDYIPENILVYIAVDNSQRGKGYGKKLMQKAIASVEGSIALHVEPDNPAKKLYEKLGFTNKYLEMRLTQ, from the coding sequence ATGGAATTTAATATTATTAATTCTAAAACAGGTGAAAATCCTGTTTTTACATCAGAAATTATTGCCGATTTTTTATTTACCCATCTGGAGCAATACGGCGATGCAAAAGAAGATATTTTAAAATGTATCGATTACGTTATGACTCCTGAAAAAGGAGGTACTATCATTGTCGGAACCGACGAAAACAAAATCGTAGGCATCGTTATTTTGAACAACACAGGAATGAAAGATTATATTCCTGAAAACATTTTGGTATATATAGCAGTTGACAACAGTCAGCGCGGCAAAGGCTATGGCAAAAAACTGATGCAGAAAGCTATTGCAAGTGTTGAAGGAAGCATTGCACTTCATGTGGAACCTGACAATCCGGCAAAGAAGTTATATGAAAAACTAGGTTTTACCAATAAGTATCTGGAAATGCGTCTAACACAATAA
- a CDS encoding Lrp/AsnC family transcriptional regulator: MKLDTIDKRLLELLQADTKKTTKELSLKLNLSVTAVYERIKKLEREGIISKYVALLDKAKIEKNFVVFCHIKLTQHNIDIISQFEKEVVKINEVLECYHVSGDYDYILKIFVKDMEAYREFMVTKLTTIQHIGSTHSTFMIGEVKNSTAFKF; encoded by the coding sequence ATGAAGTTAGATACTATCGATAAGCGTCTGTTAGAGTTGTTACAAGCTGATACCAAAAAAACAACTAAGGAGCTTTCTCTTAAACTGAACTTATCAGTAACGGCAGTTTACGAACGCATTAAAAAGTTAGAACGAGAAGGTATAATCAGTAAATATGTAGCCTTATTGGATAAAGCAAAGATAGAGAAAAATTTTGTTGTTTTTTGTCATATCAAACTGACACAGCACAATATTGATATTATTTCACAGTTTGAGAAAGAAGTAGTAAAGATCAATGAGGTACTTGAATGTTATCATGTAAGCGGTGATTACGATTATATTTTAAAGATATTTGTAAAGGACATGGAGGCTTATCGTGAGTTTATGGTAACAAAATTAACGACAATTCAACATATCGGAAGTACCCATAGTACCTTTATGATCGGTGAGGTAAAAAACAGCACAGCCTTTAAATTTTAG
- a CDS encoding alanine/ornithine racemase family PLP-dependent enzyme, giving the protein MAFLKLNRQKLKENYTFLDQLFKERNITWGVVSKLLCGNTIYLKEVLDLGVEEIHDSRIGNLKKIKKLNPDVQTVYIKPPSKLNIPKIIEFADVSFNTEIYTIKMLSEEAKRQNKIHKIVIMIEMGDLREGVLGEDLLQFYQEVFSLPNIKISGIGTNLNCLSGVMPTQDKLIQLSLYKQLIEAKFNIEIPWVSGGTSVAIPLMLKNARPMAVNHFRVGEALFFGKDLFTSETIEGMHNDVFTLYSEIIEITEKPNNPIGELGENVAGNTYEINEDTDLSETSLRAILDVGLLDMQPQYLIPVNPDITIVDASSDMMVIDISDSKKEYKVGDIVTFKLQYMGALYLLNSDYIEKIVE; this is encoded by the coding sequence ATGGCATTTTTAAAACTAAACAGGCAAAAGCTAAAAGAAAATTACACATTCTTAGATCAATTATTTAAAGAGCGTAACATTACTTGGGGAGTTGTTTCCAAATTACTATGTGGTAATACGATTTATTTAAAAGAGGTCTTAGATCTGGGAGTTGAAGAAATTCACGATTCCAGAATTGGCAATTTAAAAAAGATCAAAAAACTAAATCCTGACGTTCAAACCGTTTACATAAAACCTCCTTCTAAACTAAATATTCCTAAGATTATAGAATTTGCTGACGTTAGTTTCAATACCGAAATTTACACTATTAAAATGCTTTCAGAAGAAGCCAAACGTCAAAATAAAATTCATAAGATCGTTATTATGATCGAAATGGGTGATCTGCGAGAAGGTGTTCTGGGCGAAGATCTATTACAATTTTATCAGGAAGTTTTTAGTTTACCTAATATCAAGATCAGTGGTATAGGGACCAATCTGAATTGTCTTAGTGGTGTTATGCCAACGCAAGATAAACTGATCCAGTTGAGTTTATACAAACAACTCATTGAAGCAAAATTCAATATTGAAATTCCTTGGGTTTCCGGTGGTACTTCTGTAGCAATACCACTTATGCTGAAAAATGCAAGACCAATGGCTGTGAATCACTTTAGAGTCGGAGAAGCTCTTTTCTTCGGTAAAGATCTATTCACAAGCGAAACCATTGAAGGTATGCATAACGATGTGTTTACCCTTTATTCAGAAATCATTGAAATTACAGAAAAACCAAACAACCCCATAGGAGAATTGGGTGAAAATGTAGCCGGAAATACTTATGAGATCAATGAGGATACCGATTTAAGTGAAACTTCACTACGAGCTATCTTAGATGTTGGTCTTTTAGATATGCAGCCACAATACTTAATTCCCGTTAATCCGGATATTACAATTGTAGATGCCAGTTCAGATATGATGGTCATTGACATTTCCGATTCTAAAAAAGAGTACAAAGTAGGCGATATTGTTACGTTTAAACTCCAATATATGGGCGCTTTATACCTGCTCAATTCCGATTATATTGAAAAGATCGTAGAATAA
- a CDS encoding protein-disulfide reductase DsbD family protein, with protein sequence MKKNLFFILLLISWISQAQLLDPVKWKTSLTKISNNEFELVMNATIEPEWHMYSQYTPDGGALPTVFEYKEAKGNYTVVGKTSESKYIKEYNDIFEVDEYFFSNTAQFKQKIKVTNTQLKEIKVYVEYQVCKEQCIQQDKTFTFKLPEIKEEKPAVVEEVKTIAPETEAKPLELEIDTTEVAVIEEPVGKEEAKTAVATEEHKDLVKAEKREEKRSLWTIFIFAFLGGFAALLTPCVFPMIPLTVSFFTKQSGSREKGIMNAVFYGLSIIVIYVALGSLIVGIFGADSLNALSTSVIFNIIFFIILVFFAASFLGAFEIVLPQSWANKVDMQAGKSGILAIFFMALALAIVSFSCTGPIVGTLLVEASSKGGIAPIVGMLGFSSAIALPFMLFALFPGWLNSLPKSGGWMNTVKASLGFLELAMAFKFLSNADLVLQLHWLEREIFIAIWIAIFATWAFYLFGKITLPHDSPLSHISVGRLFMALIISIFTIYLIPGLWGAPLKVISGFPPPMTYSESPYGVGYTNGGETTTTTEVLPEHAHYGPHKIIAFHDYDKGVAYAKQAGKPILLDFTGHACVNCRKMEEHVWSKSEILPLLKNDVVLISLYVDDKRELEEKDKYTSPETGKEIKTIGNKWSDFQITRYQNNAQPFYVILDAEGKDINTPVGYTPDADEYKTWLEGGIKTFKEK encoded by the coding sequence ATGAAAAAGAACTTATTTTTTATTTTACTACTTATTTCCTGGATCAGCCAAGCTCAGCTTTTAGATCCGGTAAAATGGAAAACCAGCCTGACAAAAATTTCCAATAATGAGTTTGAGTTGGTCATGAATGCGACTATTGAGCCGGAATGGCACATGTATTCACAATATACCCCAGACGGAGGTGCTTTGCCAACTGTTTTTGAATATAAAGAAGCCAAAGGAAATTATACCGTTGTTGGAAAAACTTCAGAAAGTAAATACATTAAAGAGTACAATGATATTTTTGAAGTAGATGAATATTTCTTTAGTAATACGGCTCAGTTTAAGCAAAAAATTAAGGTAACTAATACTCAGTTAAAAGAAATAAAGGTTTATGTGGAATACCAGGTTTGTAAAGAACAATGTATTCAACAAGACAAAACATTTACATTCAAATTACCCGAGATCAAGGAGGAAAAACCGGCAGTAGTTGAAGAGGTTAAAACTATAGCTCCAGAAACGGAAGCAAAACCTTTAGAGCTAGAGATCGATACTACAGAAGTAGCTGTTATAGAAGAGCCTGTAGGAAAAGAAGAAGCAAAAACTGCTGTTGCAACAGAAGAGCATAAAGATTTAGTAAAAGCAGAAAAACGTGAAGAAAAGAGAAGCCTTTGGACGATTTTCATTTTTGCTTTTTTAGGTGGTTTTGCAGCATTATTGACGCCTTGTGTTTTTCCAATGATTCCACTAACAGTAAGTTTCTTTACTAAACAAAGTGGTTCTCGTGAAAAAGGAATTATGAATGCCGTTTTTTATGGTTTATCTATTATTGTTATTTATGTAGCATTAGGTTCGTTGATTGTCGGCATTTTCGGTGCTGATTCTTTAAATGCTTTGTCAACGAGTGTTATTTTTAATATCATATTCTTTATTATTTTGGTATTTTTTGCGGCTTCATTCCTTGGCGCTTTTGAAATTGTATTACCTCAATCTTGGGCAAATAAAGTAGATATGCAAGCCGGAAAATCTGGTATTTTAGCTATTTTCTTTATGGCATTAGCTTTAGCTATTGTATCTTTCTCTTGTACAGGTCCTATTGTAGGGACATTATTAGTAGAGGCTTCTTCAAAAGGTGGAATTGCTCCCATTGTAGGGATGTTAGGTTTTTCCAGTGCTATTGCCTTGCCATTTATGTTATTTGCATTATTTCCGGGATGGTTAAATTCTTTGCCTAAATCAGGAGGGTGGATGAATACTGTAAAAGCATCATTAGGATTCTTAGAATTAGCAATGGCGTTCAAATTTTTATCAAATGCTGATTTAGTATTACAATTACATTGGTTAGAGAGAGAAATATTTATAGCTATTTGGATTGCTATTTTTGCAACTTGGGCATTTTATTTATTCGGGAAAATCACATTACCGCACGATAGTCCGCTTTCTCATATTTCTGTCGGGCGCTTGTTTATGGCGTTGATAATATCCATTTTTACAATCTACTTAATTCCGGGATTATGGGGAGCACCGCTAAAAGTGATTTCTGGATTTCCACCGCCGATGACATATAGTGAAAGTCCTTATGGAGTAGGGTATACCAATGGAGGAGAAACAACTACTACTACTGAAGTTTTACCGGAACATGCTCACTATGGACCACATAAAATTATAGCTTTTCACGATTATGATAAAGGAGTAGCTTATGCTAAACAAGCCGGAAAACCAATTTTATTAGATTTTACCGGTCATGCTTGTGTAAATTGTAGAAAAATGGAAGAACACGTTTGGTCTAAATCTGAAATTTTACCATTGTTGAAAAATGATGTAGTATTGATTTCACTTTATGTTGATGATAAGCGTGAATTGGAAGAAAAAGATAAATATACTTCGCCGGAAACCGGAAAAGAAATAAAAACTATTGGTAACAAATGGAGCGATTTCCAAATTACACGTTATCAAAATAATGCTCAGCCTTTTTATGTTATCTTAGATGCTGAAGGAAAAGATATTAATACTCCTGTAGGTTATACTCCTGATGCTGATGAATATAAGACTTGGTTAGAAGGAGGAATTAAAACATTTAAAGAGAAATAA
- a CDS encoding S9 family peptidase, with product MRKIIISAFALFFHLVSFSQNFTIEETVTGSRKYAPENLLFSQWKKNENAIVYVSKDFQSLLERNDSDNWKEHTLASTSELSKNLQAAIPNETFELRFFPYNFNWETKEVISFDVDGKSNKYFVHYNLKNKKVIHSVATPLTANEPAVSKNSDVAWLEDNNIKITRQDGSSISVTNDSNKGIVNGSSYVHRQEFGIHKGMWWNENGTKLAYYRKDETMVGDYPIINWNEREAVNNNIKYPMAGMKSEEVTLQVFDLKTQNTVQIQTGEPKEQYLTMVSWHPNGKSIFIGVLNREQNHLRFNQYNAQTGALIKTLFEEKSLTWVEPQHTIIFVPNDPEQFIYQTDNNGYNQMYLYSISGKLIKDLGFKDVIVQEFLGFSSDNKSVYYTGITNQGLDRQLFNVVLKSGKTTQLTSDSGTHLAAVSSDGKYILDTFSNTETPNKIEILNTKTKKETVLVNAQNPFTGKIDLPKTELVTLTSADGKTPLNGRILYPANFDPTRKYPVMIYVYGGSHAQLIKNKWLAGAAFFDYYMAQQGYVVFSLDNRGSEARGKHFCDVNHRQLGINEMADQLKGVEFLKSKTFVDSDRIGVFGWSFGGFMTTSLLTTYPELFKTGVAGGPVIDWKYYEVMYGERYMDTPQENPEGYEKASLLNKATNLKARLLVIHGAQDPVVVQQNSMNFIEACIKAGKQVDYFLYPNHEHNVRGTDRIHMYAKIADYFNTFLK from the coding sequence ATGAGAAAAATTATAATCAGTGCTTTTGCATTATTCTTTCATTTAGTATCATTTTCCCAAAATTTCACTATTGAAGAAACCGTAACCGGTTCTCGAAAATATGCTCCTGAAAACCTATTGTTTTCGCAATGGAAAAAAAATGAAAATGCTATTGTTTATGTAAGTAAAGATTTCCAATCACTACTGGAAAGAAATGATTCCGACAATTGGAAAGAACATACTTTAGCTTCAACTTCCGAACTTTCAAAAAACCTACAAGCTGCAATTCCTAATGAAACCTTCGAATTGCGTTTTTTCCCTTACAACTTTAATTGGGAGACAAAAGAGGTCATTTCTTTTGATGTTGACGGAAAGAGCAACAAATATTTTGTTCACTACAACTTAAAAAATAAAAAAGTAATACATAGTGTTGCTACTCCGCTAACAGCAAATGAACCGGCAGTCTCTAAAAACTCCGATGTTGCTTGGTTAGAAGATAACAACATCAAAATTACGCGTCAGGACGGCTCTTCTATTTCCGTAACTAATGATAGTAATAAAGGAATTGTAAACGGGAGCAGTTACGTTCACCGTCAAGAATTTGGTATTCACAAAGGAATGTGGTGGAATGAGAACGGTACAAAACTAGCCTATTATCGCAAAGATGAAACAATGGTAGGAGATTATCCTATCATTAACTGGAATGAACGCGAAGCAGTAAATAATAACATTAAGTACCCTATGGCGGGTATGAAAAGTGAAGAAGTGACACTTCAAGTTTTTGATCTGAAAACACAAAATACTGTTCAAATCCAAACCGGTGAACCAAAAGAACAATATTTAACGATGGTTTCCTGGCATCCGAACGGGAAAAGTATATTTATAGGTGTTCTGAATCGGGAACAAAATCATTTACGATTCAATCAATACAACGCCCAAACCGGAGCTTTGATAAAAACATTGTTTGAAGAAAAGTCCCTAACTTGGGTTGAGCCTCAACATACTATTATTTTTGTGCCGAATGATCCGGAACAATTTATTTATCAAACTGATAACAACGGTTACAACCAGATGTATTTATACAGTATTTCTGGCAAATTAATTAAAGACCTAGGTTTTAAAGACGTTATTGTTCAGGAGTTCCTTGGTTTTAGTTCAGATAATAAATCGGTTTACTACACCGGAATTACCAATCAAGGATTAGACCGTCAATTGTTCAATGTTGTCCTTAAATCAGGAAAAACAACACAATTAACCTCTGATAGCGGAACTCATCTTGCCGCTGTTTCTTCTGACGGAAAATATATTTTAGATACGTTCAGTAATACAGAAACACCTAACAAAATTGAGATTCTAAATACTAAAACAAAAAAAGAAACGGTTTTAGTCAATGCTCAAAATCCGTTTACCGGAAAAATTGATTTACCTAAAACAGAACTGGTTACTTTAACTTCTGCTGATGGCAAAACACCTTTAAACGGAAGAATTCTATATCCGGCAAACTTTGATCCTACCCGGAAATATCCGGTAATGATCTATGTATACGGAGGATCTCATGCACAATTGATCAAGAACAAATGGTTAGCCGGTGCCGCCTTCTTTGATTACTATATGGCGCAACAAGGCTATGTGGTATTTTCATTGGACAACAGAGGAAGTGAAGCCAGAGGCAAACACTTTTGTGATGTAAACCACAGACAACTGGGAATCAATGAAATGGCAGACCAGCTAAAAGGTGTAGAATTCTTAAAATCAAAAACATTTGTAGACAGTGACAGAATCGGTGTTTTCGGTTGGAGTTTCGGAGGATTTATGACTACTTCTTTATTAACTACTTATCCGGAACTGTTTAAAACAGGTGTAGCCGGAGGACCGGTTATTGACTGGAAATATTATGAAGTAATGTACGGAGAACGCTATATGGACACTCCTCAAGAAAATCCTGAAGGTTATGAAAAAGCATCCTTATTAAATAAAGCTACCAATTTAAAGGCTCGTTTATTAGTGATACACGGTGCACAAGACCCTGTAGTCGTACAACAAAATAGCATGAACTTTATTGAAGCCTGTATCAAAGCCGGAAAGCAAGTAGATTATTTCTTATACCCTAATCATGAACACAATGTAAGAGGAACTGATCGTATTCACATGTATGCTAAAATTGCTGACTACTTCAACACGTTTCTTAAATAA
- the tilS gene encoding tRNA lysidine(34) synthetase TilS — MIQYFQTNHIPVKVKHFATEEYATKHKQTIQIAARELRYRWFEEEMQAQNISYLLTAHHADDDLETFIINLSRGCGLDGLVAIPEANKSILRPMLPFSRQDILEYAKENNILWREDSSNASDKYLRNKIRHHIVPLLKELHPTFLDNFIKTQEYLKQTQDVIHETTASTISELLSVEENGGVSIPVEYLRRLPNYQFYLYQWLNDFGFTAWQDIYNLLDAQTGKKVLSPTHILLKNRERLILSKLKEAEEGVYSISEKQNTLKVPLKLTVEQVEVIDYFNNNTIFVDAEKLHFPLIVRKREEADVFFPSGMKGKKKLSKYFKDEKYSLFDKENQWLLVSAKNEIIWVIGKRADERFMAHSDTTRILKIALED; from the coding sequence GTGATCCAATATTTTCAAACCAATCATATTCCCGTTAAAGTAAAACATTTTGCAACGGAAGAATATGCTACAAAGCACAAGCAAACCATTCAGATTGCCGCTCGCGAATTGCGTTACCGCTGGTTTGAAGAGGAAATGCAGGCGCAAAATATTTCATATTTGCTTACAGCTCATCATGCCGACGACGATTTGGAAACGTTTATTATTAACCTGAGTCGGGGTTGTGGCTTAGACGGATTAGTGGCTATTCCGGAAGCAAACAAAAGTATCCTGAGACCGATGCTGCCTTTTTCACGTCAGGATATTTTAGAGTATGCTAAAGAGAACAATATCTTGTGGCGGGAAGATAGTAGCAATGCTTCTGATAAATATTTACGAAACAAGATCAGACACCATATCGTTCCGTTATTAAAAGAATTACATCCTACTTTTCTCGATAATTTCATTAAAACACAAGAGTATTTAAAACAAACTCAGGATGTAATTCATGAAACTACTGCAAGTACCATTTCAGAATTGCTTTCTGTTGAAGAGAATGGAGGTGTTTCGATTCCTGTGGAGTACCTGAGAAGATTACCGAACTACCAATTCTATCTGTACCAATGGCTGAACGATTTCGGCTTCACGGCCTGGCAGGATATTTATAATCTATTAGATGCTCAAACCGGGAAAAAAGTGCTTTCGCCAACACATATTCTACTTAAAAACAGAGAACGACTGATACTTTCTAAGCTAAAAGAAGCGGAAGAAGGTGTTTATTCTATTTCTGAAAAACAAAATACTCTTAAAGTTCCCTTAAAACTTACAGTTGAGCAGGTTGAGGTTATCGACTATTTTAATAACAATACTATCTTTGTAGATGCAGAAAAACTACATTTTCCATTGATTGTCCGAAAAAGAGAAGAAGCCGATGTGTTTTTTCCTAGTGGAATGAAAGGAAAGAAAAAGCTGAGTAAATATTTTAAAGATGAAAAATACTCACTTTTTGATAAAGAAAACCAGTGGTTATTAGTTTCTGCAAAAAATGAAATTATTTGGGTGATCGGAAAAAGAGCAGACGAACGATTTATGGCTCATTCCGATACAACAAGAATTTTAAAAATAGCATTAGAAGATTAA
- the pabB gene encoding aminodeoxychorismate synthase component I — protein MRTKVIQHISDPEEFKRKLLYWANQFREIVFLDSNDYQQKYSHYDCILAVEAFTSVQTDFYNAFDDLHQYQSQTKDWLFGYLSYDLKNDTEKLESNNSDGLEFPDVFFFQPKKIFLLKGNELEIQYLNYIDDEIEFDLEAIISVQTKSDVKDTSLAIQINQRISRQKYLSKIDKMLDHIHRGDIYEANFCMEFYTAKASIDPLVIYEKLNLISRPPFATYLKNNKYYVLSASPERYIRKEGNKVISQPIKGTARRGQTEAEDKESIAALRSSEKERSENIMIVDLVRNDLSHTATKGSVEVEELCGIYTFKQVHQMISTVVSQVESTTSPVEIIRSTFPMGSMTGAPKISAMKIIEDLEETKRSLYSGAMGYFTPEGDFDFNVVIRSILYNSEKQYLSFSVGSAITSQSVPEQEYEECLLKAKAMFEVLGNK, from the coding sequence TTGAGAACTAAAGTAATTCAACATATTTCTGATCCCGAAGAATTTAAGAGAAAATTACTGTATTGGGCGAACCAATTCAGAGAAATAGTTTTTTTAGATTCGAATGATTATCAGCAAAAATATTCCCATTACGATTGTATTTTGGCAGTTGAAGCTTTTACTTCTGTTCAAACTGATTTTTATAATGCTTTTGATGATTTGCATCAATACCAATCACAAACTAAAGATTGGCTATTTGGTTATTTATCGTATGACCTGAAAAATGATACAGAAAAGCTGGAATCTAATAATTCAGACGGCTTGGAGTTCCCGGATGTGTTCTTTTTTCAACCTAAAAAAATATTCCTTTTGAAAGGAAATGAACTTGAAATTCAATACCTGAACTATATTGATGATGAAATTGAATTTGATCTTGAAGCTATCATATCAGTTCAGACAAAATCGGATGTAAAAGATACAAGTTTAGCAATACAGATCAACCAACGGATTTCCAGACAAAAATATCTTTCGAAAATAGATAAAATGTTGGATCATATCCACAGAGGTGATATTTATGAGGCTAATTTTTGCATGGAATTTTATACAGCGAAAGCCTCGATCGATCCTTTAGTTATTTATGAAAAATTGAATCTTATTTCCAGACCTCCTTTTGCTACTTATTTAAAGAATAATAAATATTATGTACTCTCGGCATCGCCTGAACGCTATATTCGCAAAGAAGGAAACAAAGTCATTTCGCAACCGATAAAAGGAACAGCCAGAAGAGGACAAACTGAAGCAGAAGATAAAGAGAGCATAGCAGCACTACGATCTAGTGAAAAAGAGCGTTCTGAGAATATTATGATTGTTGATCTGGTGCGAAACGATCTGTCTCATACTGCAACAAAAGGAAGTGTTGAAGTAGAAGAATTGTGCGGTATCTATACTTTTAAGCAAGTACACCAGATGATCTCTACGGTTGTTTCTCAAGTAGAATCAACGACTAGTCCGGTTGAAATTATACGATCTACCTTTCCTATGGGAAGTATGACTGGGGCGCCTAAGATCTCGGCAATGAAAATTATTGAAGACTTAGAAGAAACCAAGCGCAGTTTGTACAGTGGCGCTATGGGTTATTTTACACCTGAAGGTGATTTTGATTTTAATGTAGTAATTCGCTCTATATTGTATAATTCCGAAAAGCAATACCTCTCTTTTTCCGTAGGAAGTGCTATAACATCGCAATCTGTTCCTGAGCAAGAGTATGAGGAATGTTTGTTAAAAGCTAAAGCCATGTTTGAGGTTTTGGGAAATAAATAA
- a CDS encoding ATP-binding protein: MLTRFQNHIENKFPFLKESPFYIAVSGGIDSMVLAHLFQQLGYSFSVLHCNFQLRAKKVMGTNNL, translated from the coding sequence ATGTTAACTCGATTTCAAAACCATATAGAAAATAAATTTCCTTTTTTAAAAGAAAGCCCATTCTACATTGCTGTAAGCGGAGGAATTGACAGTATGGTTTTGGCTCATTTGTTTCAACAATTGGGGTATTCGTTTTCTGTTTTGCATTGTAATTTTCAGTTGAGGGCGAAGAAAGTGATGGGGACGAACAATTTGTGA